The following proteins come from a genomic window of Ovis canadensis isolate MfBH-ARS-UI-01 breed Bighorn chromosome 22, ARS-UI_OviCan_v2, whole genome shotgun sequence:
- the BBIP1 gene encoding BBSome-interacting protein 1 gives MAETKSMFREVLPKQGQLYVEDITTMVLCKPKLLPLKSLTLEKLEKMQQAAQDTIRQQEMTEKEQKITH, from the exons ATGGCAGAAACGAAGTCAATGTTCCGGGAAGTTCTTCCAAAACAAG GGCAGTTGTATGTAGAAGATATAACCACAATGGTGCTATGTAAACCCAAACTTTTACCATTAAAATCTCTGACTCtggaaaaactggagaaaatgcAGCAAGCAGCACAGGATACAATTCGCCAACAGGAAATGacagaaaaggaacagaaaataacTCACTGA